In one Pempheris klunzingeri isolate RE-2024b chromosome 8, fPemKlu1.hap1, whole genome shotgun sequence genomic region, the following are encoded:
- the crot gene encoding peroxisomal carnitine O-octanoyltransferase yields MANNVSESLPELTFQHQSSLPSLPVPSLESSLSKYLDAVHPFASEKEFKATADIVRKFKESVGKELHQKLLQRAKTKKNWLEEWWLDAAYLEIRIPSQLNVNFGGPAPYLEHCWPPAEGTHLQRASICTWHTLQYWNLIRTERLAPQKAGKTALDMDQFRMLFCTCKVPGVKKDTIHNYFKTESEGPCPSHLVVMCRGRIFTFDALYDGQILTPPELLRQLSYVEERCEGEPEGDGVGALTTEERTRWAKAREHLISIDPHNKTILETIQSSLFVISLDEKKPYSSPENYTNLTLEALTGNPTIRWGDKSYNSLVFSDGTFGSTCDHAPYDAMVLVSMCWYLDQQIKPTEGKWKGSGAVRPIPLPEELVFTVDKKVRSDIAHAKQQYLESTQDLQIVCYAFTAFGKTAIKQKKLHPDTCVQLAMQLAYYRMHKGPASCYETAMTRKFYHGRTETMRPCTQEAVNWCKAMMDPTCNVDAKRKAMLLAFKKHNKLMFEAQEGKGFDRHLLGLYLIAKEEGRPTPELFMDPLYAKSGGGGNFVLSSSLVGYTTVLGAVAPMVHHGYGFFYRIRDDRIVISISAWKSCRQTDAASLFNSFSSSLHEMLHMATTSQL; encoded by the exons ATGGCTAATAATGTGTCAGAGTCTCTGCCGGAGCTGACCTTCCAGCACCAAAGCAGCCTGCCGTCCCTGCCTGTCCCCTCACTGGAGAGCAGCCTGTCTAAGTACCTGGATGCAG TTCATCCATTTGCATCTGAGAAAGAGTTTAAAGCTACAGCGGACATTGTGAGGAAATTTAAAGAGAGTGTTGGCAAAGAGCTGCACCAGAAACTACTGCAGAGAGCCAAGACAAAGAAGAACTGG CTGGAAGAATGGTGGTTAGACGCTGCATACCTGGAGATCCGCATCCCGTCTCAGTTGAATGTGAACTTTGGGGGCCCGGCACCCTACCTGGAGCACTGCTGGCCTCCTGCAGAGGGAACTCATCTGCAGAGGGCTAGTATTTGTACATGGCATACTCTGCAGTACTGGAACCTGATCCGCAC GGAGAGGCTGGCTCCTCAGAAAGCTGGTAAAACAGCACTAGATATGGACCAGTTCAGAATGCTGTTCTGCACCTGCAAAGTACCTGGAGTAAAGAAGGATACCATTCACAACTACTTCAAAACAG AGAGCGAGGGTCCATGCCCCTCCCATTTGGTCGTGATGTGTCGTGGACGGATCTTCACATTTGATGCACTCTATGATGGACAAATCCTCACTCCTCCAGAACTACTCAG GCAGCTGAGCTATGTGGAAGAGCGCTGTGAGGGAGAGCCAGAGGGCGACGGAGTGGGTGCTCTCACCACAGAGGAGAGGACTCGCTGGGCGAAG GCCAGGGAGCATCTAATAAGTATTGATCCACACAATAAGACCATCCTGGAGACCATCCAGAGCAGCCTGTTCGTCATATCTTTGGATGAAAAGAAACCCTACTCCTCTCCAGAGAACTACACAAAT TTGACCCTGGAAGCCCTCACAGGCAACCCCACCATCCGCTGGGGCGACAAATCGTACAATTCACTCGTGTTCTCAGATGGGACTTTTGGATCCACTTGTGAT CACGCACCATATGATGCCATGGTACTGGTGTCGATGTGCTGGTATCTGGACCAGCAGATTAAACCTACAGAAGGCAAATGGAAG GGCTCAGGTGCAGTCAGACCCATACCCCTCCCTGAGGAGCTGGTGTTTACTGTGGATAAAAAAGTCCGCAGTGACATAGCCCATGCCAAACAGCAATACCTGGAGTCG ACACAGGACCTGCAGATTGTGTGTTACGCCTTCACAGCGTTTGGAAAAACAGCCATCAAACAGAAGAAGCTGCATCCAGACACCTGTGTTCAACTGGCAATGCAGCTGGCCTACTACAGAATGCACAAAGG aCCAGCAAGTTGTTACGAGACAGCGATGACCCGCAAGTTCTACCACGGCAGGACGGAGACCATGCGACCCTGCACCCAGGAGGCTGTGAACTGGTGTAAAGCCATGATGGACCCCACATgcaat gTTGATGCCAAGAGGAAAGCCATGCTGCTCGCCTTcaagaaacacaacaaattgATGTTTGAAGCCCAGGAAGGAAAAG GTTTTGACAGGCATCTTCTTGGGCTTTATCTTATCGCTAAAGAGGAGGGACGCCCCACTCCAGAACTCTTCATGGATCCCCTGTATGCAAAGAG tggtggtggtggtaacTTCGTGCTGTCGTCCAGCCTGGTGGGCTACACCACAGTCCTGGGGGCCGTGGCTCCCATGGTGCATCATGGCTATGGCTTTTTCTACCGCATCAGAGATGACAG